The following coding sequences are from one Hippopotamus amphibius kiboko isolate mHipAmp2 chromosome 9, mHipAmp2.hap2, whole genome shotgun sequence window:
- the MARF1 gene encoding meiosis regulator and mRNA stability factor 1 isoform X5 produces the protein MMEGNGTENSYSRTPGWPQQDNDAKPWLWKFSNCFSRPEQTLPLSPQTKDYMENKKVAVELKDVPSPLHAGSKLFPAVPLPDIHSLQQPKIQLSAVPKVSCCAHCTNDPSTSPMRFGGGGGGGGGTGSLIAPGALLDSQGTRTITCQVGSGFAFQSASSLQNVSARSNLAGVASDFPSMCLESNLSSCKHLPCCGKLHLQSCPGSVHQLHQFPALQGCTSTGYFPCSDFTSGAPGHLEEHISQSELTPHLCTNSLHLNVVPPVCLKGSLYCEDCLNKPARNSIIDAAKVWPNIPPPNTQTAPVTIPLCNGCGTKGTGKETTLLLATSLGKAASKFGSPEVALAGQVLENLPPIGVFWDIENCSVPSGRSATAVVQRIREKFFKGHREAEFICVCDISKENKEVIQELNNCQVTVAHINATAKNAADDKLRQSLRRFANTHTAPATVVLVSTDVNFALELSDLRHRHGFHIILVHKNQASEALLHHANELIRFEEFISDLPPRLPLKMPCQTLLYVYNLPANKDGKSISNRLRRLSDNCGGKVLNITGCRAILRFINRDSAERALKRMENEDVFGNRIIVSFTPKSGELCETKSSSATADKAKSPKKLKNPKLCLIKDTSEPSSSAKAAPGKGSQANSGSATRNTNVKSLQELCRLESKTGPRGSEPQQGHPRPAAPPHRSASAAAPAPKTSGAAEPVYKTNPKKENLSARSVTSSPAEKKDKEETLFQVSYPSAFSKLIASRQVGPLLTAQSWTSRRSMSPNLLNRASPLAFNAANSSVGADCPEPFANGADIQISNLDYRLSRKELQQLMLEVFSRHGKVRSVELSPHTDYQLRAVVQMENLQEAISAVNGLHRYKIGSKKILVSLATGAANKSLSLLSAETMSILQDAPACCLPLFKFTDIYEKKFGHRLNVSDLYKLTDTVAVREQGNGRLVCLLPSSQARQSPLGSSQSHDGSSTNCSPIIFEELEYHEPVCRQHCPNKDFSEHEFDPDSYKVPFVILSLKTFAPQVHSLLQTHEGTVPLLSFPDCYAAEFGELEVVQENQGGGVPLEHLITCVPGVNIATAQNGVKVVKWIHNKPPPPNTDPWLLRSKSPVGNPQLIQFSREVIDLLKSQPSCVLPMSNFIPAYHHHFAKQCRVSDYGYSKLIELLEAVPHVLQILGMGSKRLLTLTHRAQVKRFTQDLLKLLKSQASKQVIVREFAQAYHWCFSKDWDVTEYGVCELIDIISEIPDTTICLSQQENEMVICIPKRERTQDEIERTKQFSKDVVDLLRHQPHFRMPFNKFIPSYHHHFGRQCKLAYYGFTKLLELFEAIPDILQVLECGEEKILTLTEVERFKALAAQFVKLLRSQKDNCLMMTDLLTEYAKTFGYTFRLQDYDVSSVSALTQKLCHVVKVADVESGKQIQLINRKSLRTLTAQLLVLLMSWEGAAHLSVDELKRHYETTHSTPLNPCEYGFMTLTELLKSLPYLVEVFTNDETEECVKLTSLYLFAKNVRSLLHTYHYQQLFLHEFSTAYTKYVGETLQPKAYGYSSVEELLGAIPQVVWIKGHGHKRIVVLKNDMKSRVSSLGLPPASLETRPSATECILEVPESRTASELKLGVGGDGPHPAEQELLRLSSDSPVDLLCAPVPSCLPSPQLRPDPVILQAADLIQFEERPQEPSETREAEKQHFLQVLELNVFAFLCSQNL, from the exons ATGATGGAAGGAAACGGAACTGAGAACTCCTACAGTAGAACACCTGGATGGCCTCAACAAGATAACGATGCTAAGCCATGGCTTTGGAAATTCTCTAATTGCTTTTCTCGTCCTGAGCAAACGTTGCCGCTTAGTCCCCAAACG aaagaTTACATGGAGAACAAGAAAGTTGCTGTGGAATTAAAGGACGTACCATCTCCCCTTCATGCTGGCTCTAAACTTttcccagcagtcccacttccaGATATCCATTCTCTTCAGCAACCTAAAATACAGCTTTCAGCTGTCCCCAAAGTAAGCTGCTGTGCCCATTGCACTAATGACCCCTCCACTTCACCCATGCGTtttggtggtggcggtggtggtggcggAGGGACTGGTAGCTTGATTGCCCCAGGCGCACTGTTAGACTCGCAAGGCACCAGGACAATCACGTGTCAGGTAGGGTCAGGGTTTGCTTTCCAGTCTGCATCTTCACTTCAGAATGTCTCAGCTAGGAGCAATTTGGCCGGCGTTGCAAGTGACTTTCCCAGCATGTGTCTAGAAAGTAATCTCTCTTCCTGCAAACACCTGCCCTGTTGTGGAAAGCTCCATTTGCAGTCATGTCCTGGTAGTGTGCACCAGCTTCATCAGTTTCCAGCGCTCCAGGGCTGCACCTCCACGGGCTATTTCCCCTGTTCTGATTTCACAAGCGGGGCTCCCGGGCACTTGGAAGAGCACATTTCACAGTCGGAGCTAACGCCTCACTTATGCACCAACTCTTTGCACCTAAATGTGGTACCTCCGGTTTGTTTAAAGGGCTCACTTTACTGCGAAGACTGCCTCAACAAg ccgGCAAGAAATAGTATAATTGATGCTGCTAAAGTCTGGCCAAATATACCACCTCCAAATACTCAAACTGCACCTGTTACTATTCCTCTGTGTAATGGCTGTGGAACCAAAGGAACAGGGAAGGAGACCACGTTGTTATTGGCGACCAGTCTAGGCAAAGCTGCTTCGAAATTTG GATCACCAGAAGTTGCACTAGCCGGACAGGTGCTAGAAAACTTACCCCCCATTGGAGTTTTTTGGGATATCGAAAACTGCTCTGTCCCCTCTGGCCGTTCAGCTACTGCAGTTGTACAGAGAATTCgtgaaaagttttttaaaggcCACAGAGAAGCAgaattcatttgtgtgtgtgacatcagtaaagaaaacaaagaagttaTTCAAGAGCTGAATAATTGCCag GTAACCGTTGCCCACATCAATGCTACTGCAAAGAACGCTGCTGACGACAAGCTGCGCCAGAGCCTCCGAAGGTTCGCAAATACTCACACCGCTCCCGCCACCGTGGTTCTTGTGTCTA CTGATGTCAATTTCGCATTGGAACTTAGTGACCTGAGACACAGACATGGTTTCCACATAATTTTGGTCCATAAAAACCAGGCCTCAGAAGCACTGCTGCATCACGCTAACGAGCTGATCAGATTTGAAGAATTCATTTCCGACCTGCCCCCCAGGTTACCACTAAAAATGCCA TGCCAGACTCTGCTCTATGTGTATAACCTGCCAGCAAATAAAGACGGCAAGAGCATCAGCAACAGGCTCAGACGCCTGTCCGATAATTGTGGCGGGAAAGTGCTGAACATCACGGGCTGCAGAGCAATTCTCCGCTTCATAAACCGAGATAGTGCAGAGCGGGCTCTGAAGCGAATGGAAAATGAAGACGTCTTTGGTAATAGGATCATCGTGTCATTTACTCCAAAAAGTGGAGAACTCTGTGAAACAAAAAGTTCAAGTGCAACTGCTGATAAAGCAAAGTCTCCCAAAAAACTTAAGAATCCAAAATTGTGCCTCATCAAAGATACAAGTGAACCATCTTCCAGTGCCAAAGCTGCACCTGGAAAAGGGTCGCAGGCAAATTCTGGATCTGCTACCAGAAATACCAATGTTAAAAGTTTACAG GAGCTGTGCCGCCTGGAGTCAAAGACTGGCCCTCGAGGCAGTGAGCCCCAGCAGGGCCACCCAAGGCCGGCCGCTCCTCCTCACAGGAGCGCAAGCGCCGCGGCGCCCGCACCTAAGACCTCGGGGGCAGCGGAACCCGTTTACAAGACCAATCCGAA AAAAGAGAACCTCAGCGCCCGCAGTGTCACCAGTTCTCCtgcagagaaaaaagataaagaggaGACTCTGTTCCAAGTGAGTTACCCGTCTGCTTTTAGCAAGCTGATCGCATCCAGGCAAGTGGGTCCTCTGCTCACGGCTCAGTCTTGGACTTCTCG CAGGAGTATGTCTCCAAACCTCTTAAACAGAGCATCCCCACTTGCTTTCAATGCTGCAAATTCGAGCGTTGGTGCCGATTGCCCAGAGCCCTTTGCGAATGGTGCTGACATCCAGATCAGCAACCTAGACTACAGGTTGTCCCGGAAGGAGCTGCAGCAGCTCATGCTGGAGGTGTTTTCCAGGCACGGCAAG GTGAGGAGTGTCGAGCTCAGCCCCCACACAGATTATCAGCTCAGAGCTGTGGTTCAGATGGAAAACTTACAAGAAGCAATCAGTGCGGTGAATGGCCTCCACAGATACAAAATTGGCAGCAAGAAGATCCTGGTCTCACTTGCCACAGGAGCTGCTAATAAATCACTCTCTTTACTGAG CGCAGAAACAATGTCTATTCTTCAGGATGCTCCCGCCTGTTGTCTGcctctttttaaatttacagatATCTATGAAAAAAA GTTTGGACACAGGTTGAATGTGTCAGATTTGTATAAACTAACAGACACGGTCGCAGTCCGTGAACAAGGAAATGGCAGACTGGTGTGTCTCTTACCCAGCAGTCAGGCCCGCCAGAGCCCCTTGGGGTCTTCCCAATCACATGACGGGTCCTCAACAAACTGCAGCCCAATTATATTTGAAGAATTAGAATATCATGAGCCTGTCTGCAGGCAGCACTGTCCCAATAAGGATTTCAG TGAACATGAATTTGATCCAGACTCTTACAAGGTTCCTTTTGTGATTCTCTCTCTGAAGACGTTCGCGCCCCAGGTTCATAGTCTTCTGCAGACACACGAGGGCACCGTGCCTTTATTAAG TTTTCCAGATTGTTATGCCGCAGAGTTTGGTGAACTAGAAGTAGTGCAGGAAAACCAAGGTGGGGGCGTTCCCTTGGAACACCTCATCACCTGCGTGCCAGGTGTGAACATCGCCACTGCACAGAATGGCGTCAAAGTAGTGAAGTGGATTCACAACAagcccccacctccaaacacag ATCCTTGGCTTCTGCGTTCTAAAAGTCCTGTGGGTAACCCCCAGCTGATCCAGTTCAGTAGAGAAGTGATCGACTTACTGAAGAGCCAGCCGTCCTGTGTCCTACCGATGAGTAATTTCATCCCAGCGTACCACCACCATTTCGCAAAGCAGTGCCGGGTATCAGACTACGGATATTCCAAGCTGATTGAACTGTTAGAAGCAGTGCCTCACGTGTTGCAG ATTCTGGGAATGGGCTCCAAACGTTTGCTGACCCTTACCCACAGGGCCCAGGTGAAGCGTTTTACTCAGGATTTACTAAAACTTCTCAAATCCCAGGCCAGCAAACAAGTTATTGTGAGAGAGTTCGCACAGGCTTATCACTG GTGTTTCTCAAAGGACTGGGATGTCACCGAATATGGTGTTTGTGAGTTGATTGATATCATATCAGAGATTCCAGACACAACCATCTGCTTGTCCCAACAAGAGAACGAGATGGTGATTTGTATCCCCAAAAGAG aacgtACCCAGGATGAAATAGAAAGGACAAAACAGTTCTCCAAGGATGTTGTAGATCTGCTGCGGCACCAGCCCCATTTCCGGATGCCCTTTAATAAATTCATCCCCTCTTACCATCACCACTTTGGCCGGCAGTGCAAACTCGCATACTATGGGTTTACCAAACTACTTGAACTTTTTGAAGCCATACCTGATATTTTACAA GTATTGGAATGCGGAGAAGAAAAAATCCTCACTTTGACAGAGGTCGAACGGTTCAAAGCTCTAGCTGCCCAGTTTGTTAAACTCCTTCGGTCCCAAAAAGATAACTGCCTTATGATGACAGACCTGCTTACAGAGTATGCGAAGACTTTTGGTTACACATTTCGTCTCCAAGACTACGATGTCAGTTCAGTTTCAGCTTTAACACAGAAGCTCTGCCATGTTGTAAAG GTTGCTGACGTGGAGTCTGGCAAACAGATCCAGCTGATCAACCGCAAGTCCCTGCGCACCCTCACTGCCCAGCTGCTGGTGTTGCTGATGTCTTGGGAGGGAGCCGCCCATCTTTCTGTTGATGAGCTCAAGAGACActatgaaaccacacacagcactCCTCTCAACCCCTGTGAATATGGGTTCATGACCTTGACCGAGCTTCTGAAGAGTCTGCCTTACTTAGTTGAG GTTTTTACTAATGATGAGACGGAGGAGTGTGTGAAGCTCACCAGTCTGTATTTGTTTGCCAAGAATGTGCGGTCTTTGCTTCATACTTACCACTACCAGCAGCTTTTCCTTCATGAATTTTCCACGGCCTATACCAAGTATGTCGGAGAAACACTGCAACCCAAGGCGTACGGCTACAGTAGCGTGGAGGAGCTCTTGGGAGCGATCCCACAG GTGGTCTGGATAAAAGGACATGGTCATAAGAGAATTGTAGTATTAAAAAATGACATGAAAA gtcGTGTGAGTTCACTTGGTCTCCCCCCTGCCAGTCTTGAAACCCGGCCCTCAGCTACTGAGTGCATCCTGGAGGTGCCCGAATCTCGCACAGCCTCGGAACTCAAACTCGGAGTGGGTGGTGATG GGCCCCACCCCGCGGAGCAGGAGCTCCTCCGCCTGAGCAGCGACTCCCCTGTGGACCTGCTGTGCGCGCCCGTGCCTTCCTGCCTGCCGTCCCCTCAGCTGAGACCTGACCCCGTCATCCTCCAGGCTGCTGATCTCATTCAGTTCGAGGAGCGCCCACAGGAGCCTTCTG aaacgAGAGAAGCTGAAAAGCAGCACTTCTTGCAGGTCCTAGAACTGAATGTGTTTGCGTTCCTGTGTTCACAGAATTTATGA
- the MARF1 gene encoding meiosis regulator and mRNA stability factor 1 isoform X7, translated as MMEGNGTENSYSRTPGWPQQDNDAKPWLWKFSNCFSRPEQTLPLSPQTKDYMENKKVAVELKDVPSPLHAGSKLFPAVPLPDIHSLQQPKIQLSAVPKVSCCAHCTNDPSTSPMRFGGGGGGGGGTGSLIAPGALLDSQGTRTITCQVGSGFAFQSASSLQNVSARSNLAGVASDFPSMCLESNLSSCKHLPCCGKLHLQSCPGSVHQLHQFPALQGCTSTGYFPCSDFTSGAPGHLEEHISQSELTPHLCTNSLHLNVVPPVCLKGSLYCEDCLNKPARNSIIDAAKVWPNIPPPNTQTAPVTIPLCNGCGTKGTGKETTLLLATSLGKAASKFGSPEVALAGQVLENLPPIGVFWDIENCSVPSGRSATAVVQRIREKFFKGHREAEFICVCDISKENKEVIQELNNCQVTVAHINATAKNAADDKLRQSLRRFANTHTAPATVVLVSTDVNFALELSDLRHRHGFHIILVHKNQASEALLHHANELIRFEEFISDLPPRLPLKMPCQTLLYVYNLPANKDGKSISNRLRRLSDNCGGKVLNITGCRAILRFINRDSAERALKRMENEDVFGNRIIVSFTPKSGELCETKSSSATADKAKSPKKLKNPKLCLIKDTSEPSSSAKAAPGKGSQANSGSATRNTNVKSLQELCRLESKTGPRGSEPQQGHPRPAAPPHRSASAAAPAPKTSGAAEPVYKTNPKKENLSARSVTSSPAEKKDKEETLFQVSYPSAFSKLIASRQVGPLLTAQSWTSRRSMSPNLLNRASPLAFNAANSSVGADCPEPFANGADIQISNLDYRLSRKELQQLMLEVFSRHGKVRSVELSPHTDYQLRAVVQMENLQEAISAVNGLHRYKIGSKKILVSLATGAANKSLSLLSAETMSILQDAPACCLPLFKFTDIYEKKFGHRLNVSDLYKLTDTVAVREQGNGRLVCLLPSSQARQSPLGSSQSHDGSSTNCSPIIFEELEYHEPVCRQHCPNKDFSEHEFDPDSYKVPFVILSLKTFAPQVHSLLQTHEGTVPLLSFPDCYAAEFGELEVVQENQGGGVPLEHLITCVPGVNIATAQNGVKVVKWIHNKPPPPNTDPWLLRSKSPVGNPQLIQFSREVIDLLKSQPSCVLPMSNFIPAYHHHFAKQCRVSDYGYSKLIELLEAVPHVLQILGMGSKRLLTLTHRAQVKRFTQDLLKLLKSQASKQVIVREFAQAYHWCFSKDWDVTEYGVCELIDIISEIPDTTICLSQQENEMVICIPKRERTQDEIERTKQFSKDVVDLLRHQPHFRMPFNKFIPSYHHHFGRQCKLAYYGFTKLLELFEAIPDILQVLECGEEKILTLTEVERFKALAAQFVKLLRSQKDNCLMMTDLLTEYAKTFGYTFRLQDYDVSSVSALTQKLCHVVKVADVESGKQIQLINRKSLRTLTAQLLVLLMSWEGAAHLSVDELKRHYETTHSTPLNPCEYGFMTLTELLKSLPYLVEVFTNDETEECVKLTSLYLFAKNVRSLLHTYHYQQLFLHEFSTAYTKYVGETLQPKAYGYSSVEELLGAIPQVVWIKGHGHKRIVVLKNDMKKTREAEKQHFLQVLELNVFAFLCSQNL; from the exons ATGATGGAAGGAAACGGAACTGAGAACTCCTACAGTAGAACACCTGGATGGCCTCAACAAGATAACGATGCTAAGCCATGGCTTTGGAAATTCTCTAATTGCTTTTCTCGTCCTGAGCAAACGTTGCCGCTTAGTCCCCAAACG aaagaTTACATGGAGAACAAGAAAGTTGCTGTGGAATTAAAGGACGTACCATCTCCCCTTCATGCTGGCTCTAAACTTttcccagcagtcccacttccaGATATCCATTCTCTTCAGCAACCTAAAATACAGCTTTCAGCTGTCCCCAAAGTAAGCTGCTGTGCCCATTGCACTAATGACCCCTCCACTTCACCCATGCGTtttggtggtggcggtggtggtggcggAGGGACTGGTAGCTTGATTGCCCCAGGCGCACTGTTAGACTCGCAAGGCACCAGGACAATCACGTGTCAGGTAGGGTCAGGGTTTGCTTTCCAGTCTGCATCTTCACTTCAGAATGTCTCAGCTAGGAGCAATTTGGCCGGCGTTGCAAGTGACTTTCCCAGCATGTGTCTAGAAAGTAATCTCTCTTCCTGCAAACACCTGCCCTGTTGTGGAAAGCTCCATTTGCAGTCATGTCCTGGTAGTGTGCACCAGCTTCATCAGTTTCCAGCGCTCCAGGGCTGCACCTCCACGGGCTATTTCCCCTGTTCTGATTTCACAAGCGGGGCTCCCGGGCACTTGGAAGAGCACATTTCACAGTCGGAGCTAACGCCTCACTTATGCACCAACTCTTTGCACCTAAATGTGGTACCTCCGGTTTGTTTAAAGGGCTCACTTTACTGCGAAGACTGCCTCAACAAg ccgGCAAGAAATAGTATAATTGATGCTGCTAAAGTCTGGCCAAATATACCACCTCCAAATACTCAAACTGCACCTGTTACTATTCCTCTGTGTAATGGCTGTGGAACCAAAGGAACAGGGAAGGAGACCACGTTGTTATTGGCGACCAGTCTAGGCAAAGCTGCTTCGAAATTTG GATCACCAGAAGTTGCACTAGCCGGACAGGTGCTAGAAAACTTACCCCCCATTGGAGTTTTTTGGGATATCGAAAACTGCTCTGTCCCCTCTGGCCGTTCAGCTACTGCAGTTGTACAGAGAATTCgtgaaaagttttttaaaggcCACAGAGAAGCAgaattcatttgtgtgtgtgacatcagtaaagaaaacaaagaagttaTTCAAGAGCTGAATAATTGCCag GTAACCGTTGCCCACATCAATGCTACTGCAAAGAACGCTGCTGACGACAAGCTGCGCCAGAGCCTCCGAAGGTTCGCAAATACTCACACCGCTCCCGCCACCGTGGTTCTTGTGTCTA CTGATGTCAATTTCGCATTGGAACTTAGTGACCTGAGACACAGACATGGTTTCCACATAATTTTGGTCCATAAAAACCAGGCCTCAGAAGCACTGCTGCATCACGCTAACGAGCTGATCAGATTTGAAGAATTCATTTCCGACCTGCCCCCCAGGTTACCACTAAAAATGCCA TGCCAGACTCTGCTCTATGTGTATAACCTGCCAGCAAATAAAGACGGCAAGAGCATCAGCAACAGGCTCAGACGCCTGTCCGATAATTGTGGCGGGAAAGTGCTGAACATCACGGGCTGCAGAGCAATTCTCCGCTTCATAAACCGAGATAGTGCAGAGCGGGCTCTGAAGCGAATGGAAAATGAAGACGTCTTTGGTAATAGGATCATCGTGTCATTTACTCCAAAAAGTGGAGAACTCTGTGAAACAAAAAGTTCAAGTGCAACTGCTGATAAAGCAAAGTCTCCCAAAAAACTTAAGAATCCAAAATTGTGCCTCATCAAAGATACAAGTGAACCATCTTCCAGTGCCAAAGCTGCACCTGGAAAAGGGTCGCAGGCAAATTCTGGATCTGCTACCAGAAATACCAATGTTAAAAGTTTACAG GAGCTGTGCCGCCTGGAGTCAAAGACTGGCCCTCGAGGCAGTGAGCCCCAGCAGGGCCACCCAAGGCCGGCCGCTCCTCCTCACAGGAGCGCAAGCGCCGCGGCGCCCGCACCTAAGACCTCGGGGGCAGCGGAACCCGTTTACAAGACCAATCCGAA AAAAGAGAACCTCAGCGCCCGCAGTGTCACCAGTTCTCCtgcagagaaaaaagataaagaggaGACTCTGTTCCAAGTGAGTTACCCGTCTGCTTTTAGCAAGCTGATCGCATCCAGGCAAGTGGGTCCTCTGCTCACGGCTCAGTCTTGGACTTCTCG CAGGAGTATGTCTCCAAACCTCTTAAACAGAGCATCCCCACTTGCTTTCAATGCTGCAAATTCGAGCGTTGGTGCCGATTGCCCAGAGCCCTTTGCGAATGGTGCTGACATCCAGATCAGCAACCTAGACTACAGGTTGTCCCGGAAGGAGCTGCAGCAGCTCATGCTGGAGGTGTTTTCCAGGCACGGCAAG GTGAGGAGTGTCGAGCTCAGCCCCCACACAGATTATCAGCTCAGAGCTGTGGTTCAGATGGAAAACTTACAAGAAGCAATCAGTGCGGTGAATGGCCTCCACAGATACAAAATTGGCAGCAAGAAGATCCTGGTCTCACTTGCCACAGGAGCTGCTAATAAATCACTCTCTTTACTGAG CGCAGAAACAATGTCTATTCTTCAGGATGCTCCCGCCTGTTGTCTGcctctttttaaatttacagatATCTATGAAAAAAA GTTTGGACACAGGTTGAATGTGTCAGATTTGTATAAACTAACAGACACGGTCGCAGTCCGTGAACAAGGAAATGGCAGACTGGTGTGTCTCTTACCCAGCAGTCAGGCCCGCCAGAGCCCCTTGGGGTCTTCCCAATCACATGACGGGTCCTCAACAAACTGCAGCCCAATTATATTTGAAGAATTAGAATATCATGAGCCTGTCTGCAGGCAGCACTGTCCCAATAAGGATTTCAG TGAACATGAATTTGATCCAGACTCTTACAAGGTTCCTTTTGTGATTCTCTCTCTGAAGACGTTCGCGCCCCAGGTTCATAGTCTTCTGCAGACACACGAGGGCACCGTGCCTTTATTAAG TTTTCCAGATTGTTATGCCGCAGAGTTTGGTGAACTAGAAGTAGTGCAGGAAAACCAAGGTGGGGGCGTTCCCTTGGAACACCTCATCACCTGCGTGCCAGGTGTGAACATCGCCACTGCACAGAATGGCGTCAAAGTAGTGAAGTGGATTCACAACAagcccccacctccaaacacag ATCCTTGGCTTCTGCGTTCTAAAAGTCCTGTGGGTAACCCCCAGCTGATCCAGTTCAGTAGAGAAGTGATCGACTTACTGAAGAGCCAGCCGTCCTGTGTCCTACCGATGAGTAATTTCATCCCAGCGTACCACCACCATTTCGCAAAGCAGTGCCGGGTATCAGACTACGGATATTCCAAGCTGATTGAACTGTTAGAAGCAGTGCCTCACGTGTTGCAG ATTCTGGGAATGGGCTCCAAACGTTTGCTGACCCTTACCCACAGGGCCCAGGTGAAGCGTTTTACTCAGGATTTACTAAAACTTCTCAAATCCCAGGCCAGCAAACAAGTTATTGTGAGAGAGTTCGCACAGGCTTATCACTG GTGTTTCTCAAAGGACTGGGATGTCACCGAATATGGTGTTTGTGAGTTGATTGATATCATATCAGAGATTCCAGACACAACCATCTGCTTGTCCCAACAAGAGAACGAGATGGTGATTTGTATCCCCAAAAGAG aacgtACCCAGGATGAAATAGAAAGGACAAAACAGTTCTCCAAGGATGTTGTAGATCTGCTGCGGCACCAGCCCCATTTCCGGATGCCCTTTAATAAATTCATCCCCTCTTACCATCACCACTTTGGCCGGCAGTGCAAACTCGCATACTATGGGTTTACCAAACTACTTGAACTTTTTGAAGCCATACCTGATATTTTACAA GTATTGGAATGCGGAGAAGAAAAAATCCTCACTTTGACAGAGGTCGAACGGTTCAAAGCTCTAGCTGCCCAGTTTGTTAAACTCCTTCGGTCCCAAAAAGATAACTGCCTTATGATGACAGACCTGCTTACAGAGTATGCGAAGACTTTTGGTTACACATTTCGTCTCCAAGACTACGATGTCAGTTCAGTTTCAGCTTTAACACAGAAGCTCTGCCATGTTGTAAAG GTTGCTGACGTGGAGTCTGGCAAACAGATCCAGCTGATCAACCGCAAGTCCCTGCGCACCCTCACTGCCCAGCTGCTGGTGTTGCTGATGTCTTGGGAGGGAGCCGCCCATCTTTCTGTTGATGAGCTCAAGAGACActatgaaaccacacacagcactCCTCTCAACCCCTGTGAATATGGGTTCATGACCTTGACCGAGCTTCTGAAGAGTCTGCCTTACTTAGTTGAG GTTTTTACTAATGATGAGACGGAGGAGTGTGTGAAGCTCACCAGTCTGTATTTGTTTGCCAAGAATGTGCGGTCTTTGCTTCATACTTACCACTACCAGCAGCTTTTCCTTCATGAATTTTCCACGGCCTATACCAAGTATGTCGGAGAAACACTGCAACCCAAGGCGTACGGCTACAGTAGCGTGGAGGAGCTCTTGGGAGCGATCCCACAG GTGGTCTGGATAAAAGGACATGGTCATAAGAGAATTGTAGTATTAAAAAATGACATGAAAA aaacgAGAGAAGCTGAAAAGCAGCACTTCTTGCAGGTCCTAGAACTGAATGTGTTTGCGTTCCTGTGTTCACAGAATTTATGA